A window from Zingiber officinale cultivar Zhangliang chromosome 7A, Zo_v1.1, whole genome shotgun sequence encodes these proteins:
- the LOC122000946 gene encoding pyruvate decarboxylase 1-like, translating into MDTRIGSVDAAAEPTAKSVLGCPPTAHCNHIAPSAPVVTPEANLGRHLARRLVQVGVRDVFSVPGDFNLTLLDHLIAEPNLRLIGCCNELNAGYAADGYARARGVGACVVTFTVGGLSVLNAIAGAYSENLPLICIVGGPNSNDYGTNRVLHHTVGLPDFSQELRCFQTVTCFQAVVNNLEDAHELIDTAISTAVKESKPVYISISCNLAAISYPTFSREPVPFSIAPKLSNQMGLAAAVEATAEFLNKAVKPVIVGGPRIRVAKSGDALVELADASGYPVAVMPSAKGLVPEHHPRFIGTYWGAVSTSFCAEIVESADAYVFVGPIFNDYSSVGYSLLLKKEKAIIVQPDRVVVANGPAFGCVLMKDFLRALAKRLNKNSTAYENYQRIFVPDGQPLQCAPKEPLRVNVLFRHIQNMLSGDSAVIAETGDSWFNCQKMKLPEGCGYEFQMQYGSIGWSVGATLGYAQAVKGAKRVIACIGDGSFQVTAQDVSTMLRCGQNSIIFLINNGGYTIEVEIHDGPYNIIKNWDYTALVDAIHNGEGKCWTAKVRYEEELKEAIATALGPKQDCLCFIEIIVHKDDTSKELLEWGSRVCSANSRPPNPQ; encoded by the exons ATGGATACTAGGATTGGGTCTGTTGACGCGGCGGCGGAGCCTACTGCGAAGAGCGTTTTGGGCTGTCCTCCGACGGCGCACTGCAACCACATCGCTCCCTCGGCGCCGGTCGTGACGCCGGAGGCCAATTTAGGCCGCCACCTGGCACGCCGCCTCGTGCAGGTGGGTGTCCGCGACGTGTTCTCCGTCCCCGGCGACTTCAACCTCACCCTCCTCGACCACCTCATCGCGGAGCCCAACCTCCGCCTCATCGGTTGCTGCAACGAGCTCAACGCCGGGTACGCCGCCGACGGCTACGCCCGCGCACGAGGCGTCGGAGCCTGCGTCGTCACTTTCACCGTAGGCGGCCTCAGCGTGCTCAACGCCATCGCCGGCGCCTACAGCGAGAACCTCCCGCTGATCTGCATCGTGGGCGGCCCCAACTCCAACGACTACGGCACCAACCGCGTCCTACACCACACCGTCGGCCTCCCCGACTTCTCGCAGGAGCTCCGCTGCTTCCAGACCGTCACCTGTTTCCAG GCGGTGGTGAACAATCTCGAAGACGCTCACGAACTCATCGACACCGCCATCTCCACCGCGGTCAAGGAGAGCAAGCCAGTGTACATCAGCATCAGCTGCAACCTCGCCGCCATTTCTTACCCCACGTTCAGCCGCGAGCCCGTCCCCTTTTCCATCGCCCCCAA GTTGAGCAACCAGATGGGCCTGGCTGCGGCGGTTGAGGCGACGGCGGAGTTCCTGAACAAGGCGGTGAAGCCTGTGATCGTAGGCGGGCCCAGGATCCGCGTCGCGAAGTCCGGCGACGCCTTGGTGGAGTTGGCTGACGCCAGCGGCTATCCGGTCGCGGTGATGCCGTCGGCTAAGGGGCTCGTGCCGGAGCACCACCCGCGGTTCATTGGCACCTACTGGGGCGCCGTCAGCACGTCGTTCTGCGCCGAAATCGTGGAGTCCGCCGACGCCTACGTCTTCGTCGGCCCAATCTTCAACGACTACAGCTCCGTGGGCTACTCGCTGCTCCTCAAGAAGGAGAAGGCCATCATCGTGCAGCCGGATCGCGTGGTGGTGGCCAACGGCCCCGCCTTCGGGTGCGTGCTCATGAAGGACTTCCTCCGCGCGCTCGCCAAGCGCCTCAACAAGAACAGCACCGCCTACGAGAACTACCAACGCATCTTCGTCCCCGACGGCCAGCCGTTGCAATGCGCGCCCAAGGAGCCGCTGCGGGTGAACGTGCTCTTCCGGCACATACAAAATATGCTCTCCGGGGACAGCGCCGTCATCGCCGAGACCGGCGACTCCTGGTTCAACTGCCAAAAGATGAAGCTCCCGGAAGGCTGCGG GTACGAGTTCCAGATGCAATACGGATCCATCGGTTGGTCGGTCGGAGCAACGCTGGGCTATGCGCAGGCCGTGAAGGGGGCGAAGCGTGTGATCGCCTGCATCGGCGATGGAAGCTTTCAG GTGACGGCGCAGGATGTGTCGACGATGCTGCGGTGCGGGCAGAACAGCATCATCTTCCTCATCAACAACGGAGGCTACACGATCGAGGTGGAGATCCACGACGGGCCGTATAATATCATCAAGAACTGGGATTACACCGCCCTGGTCGACGCCATCCACAACGGCGAGGGCAAGTGCTGGACCGCCAAG GTGCGATACGAGGAGGAGCTAAAGGAAGCGATAGCGACGGCGTTGGGGCCGAAGCAGGACTGCCTGTGCTTCATCGAGATCATCGTGCACAAGGACGACACCAGCAAAGAGCTACTCGAGTGGGGCTCCAGGGTTTGCTCTGCCAACAGCAGGCCACCAAATCCGCAATAA
- the LOC122000947 gene encoding asparagine synthetase [glutamine-hydrolyzing], with protein MCGILAVLGCSDESQAKRVRVLELSRRLKHRGPDWSGLHQFGDCYLAHQRLAIIDPASGDQPLYNEDKSIVVTVNGEIYNHEELRKLLPNHKFRTGSDCEVIAHLYEEHGEGFVDMLDGIFSFVLLDTRDNSYLAARDAIGITPLYIGWGLDGSVWISSEMKGLNDDCEHFEVFPPGHLYSSKGGSYKRWYNPPWFSEAIPSVPYDPLVLREAFEKAVIKRLMTDVPFGVLLSGGLDSSLVAAVTARHLAGTKAAEQWGTQLHSFCVGLEGSPDLKAAREVADYLGTVHHEFHFTVQDGIDAIEEVIYHIETYDVTTIRASTPMFLMSRKIKALGVKMVISGEGSDEIFGGYLYFHKAPNKEELHKETCRKIKALHQYDCLRANKATSAWGLEARVPFLDKEFIDVSMNIDPESKMIKPDLGRIEKWVLRKAFDDEENPYLPKHILYRQKEQFSDGVGYSWIDGLKAHSAEHVSNKMMQNAKNIYPHNTPTTKEAYYYRMIFERFFPQNSARLTVPGGPSVACSTAKAIEWDAQWSKNLDPSGRAALGVHVSAYDPTVPSSIAAGTNPAMLINKKQRMMEVKAPELTISS; from the exons ATGTGTGGGATACTCGCAGTGCTGGGTTGCTCAGATGAATCTCAGGCCAAAAGGGTCCGAGTCCTTGAGCTTTCTCGCAG GTTGAAGCATAGAGGTCCAGATTGGAGTGGGCTGCACCAGTTTGGCGACTGCTACTTGGCACACCAGAGGCTGGCCATTATCGATCCTGCCTCAGGAGACCAGCCTTTGTATAACGAGGATAAGAGCATAGTCGTTACG GTGAACGGAGAGATCTACAACCATGAAGAGCTGAGGAAACTCTTGCCTAATCACAAATTTAGAACGGGCAGCGACTGCGAAGTTATTGCCCATCTG TATGAGGAGCATGGAGAAGGATTTGTCGATATGTTGGACGGAATATTCTCATTTGTGTTGCTAGACACGCGCGACAACAGCTACCTTGCTGCTCGAGATGCAATTGGAATCACTCCTCTTTACATTGGATGGGGACTTGATG GATCTGTTTGGATATCGTCCGAGATGAAAGGATTGAATGATGATTGTGAGCACTTTGAGGTGTTTCCTCCTGGCCACTTGTACTCCAGCAAAGGAGGCAGCTACAAGAGATGGTACAACCCACCCTGGTTCTCTGAGGCAATTCCTTCAGTGCCTTATGATCCCCTTGTCCTCAGAGAAGCATTCGAGAAG GCTGTGATCAAAAGGCTTATGACCGACGTTCCGTTTGGAGTGTTGCTATCCGGCGGCCTTGATTCATCACTCGTTGCGGCGGTGACTGCTCGTCACTTGGCCGGCACAAAAGCCGCAGAGCAGTGGGGAACTCAGCTCCACTCCTTCTGTGTTGGCTTAGAG GGCTCACCGGATTTGAAGGCAGCAAGGGAGGTCGCAGATTATTTAGGAACAGTTCACCATGAGTTCCACTTCACTGTCCAG GATGGTATTGATGCTATAGAGGAAGTGATCTACCATATAGAAACATACGACGTGACCACAATTCGGGCCAGTACACCGATGTTCCTCATGTCTCGGAAGATCAAGGCACTAGGAGTGAAGATGGTGATCTCTGGTGAGGGTTCAGATGAGATTTTTGGAGGATACTTGTATTTTCACAAGGCACCAAACAAGGAAGAACTGCACAAGGAGACTTGTCGCAAG ATAAAAGCTCTGCATCAATATGACTGCCTGAGAGCTAATAAAGCAACATCAGCATGGGGTTTAGAAGCTCGGGTGCCGTTCTTGGATAAGGAGTTTATCGATGTCTCAATGAATATCGATCCTGAATCAAAAATG ATCAAGCCTGATCTCGGTCGGATTGAAAAGTGGGTGTTGAGGAAGGCCTTCGATGATGAGGAGAACCCCTACCTCCCAAAG CATATTCTTTATAGGCAGAAGGAGCAATTCAGTGATGGTGTTGGTTATAGCTGGATCGATGGACTGAAGGCTCATTCTGCAGAACAT GTGTCTAACAAAATGATGCAAAATGCAAAGAACATATATCCACACAACACGCCAACCACAAAAGAAGCCTACTACTACAGAATGATCTTTGAAAGGTTCTTCCCACAG AACTCTGCAAGGTTGACTGTGCCTGGGGGTCCTAGTGTCGCTTGTAGCACCGCGAAGGCGATCGAGTGGGACGCGCAATGGTCGAAGAATCTTGATCCCTCGGGCAGAGCTGCGCTCGGGGTCCATGTTTCGGCATACGATCCCACCGTGCCATCTTCGATCGCGGCTGGAACCAATCCTGCAATGCTGATCAACAAGAAGCAGAGGATGATGGAAGTGAAGGCCCCAGAGCTCACTATAAGTTCCTAG